Proteins found in one Allorhizobium pseudoryzae genomic segment:
- the pyrC gene encoding dihydroorotase: MKTLSIRRPDDWHLHLRDGGVLAGVIGDTSRHFGRAIIMPNLVPPVVTTEDAKAYRERIMAAVPAGDRFEPLMTLYLTEHTQADDVEEGKKSGLITAVKLYPAGATTNSHGGVRDLDKVMPVLERMAKIGLTLCVHGEVTTPEVDIFDREAVFIEEKLEVIRRRLPDLKVTMEHVTTKEGVDYILGADRNLAGSITTHHLIINRNDILVGGIRPHYYCLPVAKREHHRQALRKAATSGDARFFLGTDSAPHVDPLKECACGCAGIYTSINTMSCLAHVFEEENALERLEAFTSLNGPAWYGLPANDEMMTLEKREEAVVYPSKIDTEAGLITVFDPKFPLHWAVR, translated from the coding sequence ATGAAGACCCTGAGCATTCGCCGCCCGGACGACTGGCACCTCCACCTGCGCGACGGCGGCGTGCTGGCCGGCGTGATCGGCGATACCAGCCGCCACTTCGGCCGTGCGATCATCATGCCGAATCTGGTGCCGCCGGTGGTGACGACCGAGGACGCCAAGGCCTACCGTGAACGGATCATGGCAGCCGTGCCGGCCGGCGACCGGTTCGAGCCCTTGATGACATTGTATCTGACGGAACACACGCAGGCGGACGATGTGGAGGAGGGCAAGAAAAGCGGCCTCATCACCGCCGTCAAACTGTATCCGGCCGGCGCCACCACCAATTCGCACGGCGGCGTGCGCGATCTCGACAAGGTCATGCCGGTGCTGGAGCGCATGGCAAAAATCGGCCTGACGCTCTGCGTGCATGGCGAAGTGACGACGCCGGAGGTCGATATCTTCGACCGCGAGGCCGTCTTCATCGAGGAAAAGCTCGAGGTCATCCGTCGGCGTCTGCCGGATCTCAAGGTGACGATGGAGCATGTCACCACCAAGGAAGGCGTCGATTACATCTTAGGCGCCGATCGCAATCTCGCAGGCTCCATCACCACGCATCACCTGATCATCAACCGCAACGATATCCTGGTCGGCGGCATTCGGCCGCATTATTACTGCCTGCCGGTCGCAAAGCGCGAGCACCATCGCCAGGCGCTACGCAAGGCGGCGACCTCCGGCGATGCGCGTTTCTTCCTCGGCACGGATTCCGCGCCGCATGTCGATCCGCTGAAGGAATGCGCCTGCGGTTGCGCCGGAATCTACACCTCGATCAACACGATGAGCTGCCTCGCCCATGTGTTCGAGGAGGAAAACGCCCTCGAACGGCTGGAAGCCTTCACCTCGCTCAATGGTCCCGCCTGGTACGGTCTGCCCGCCAACGACGAGATGATGACCTTGGAAAAGCGCGAGGAGGCGGTCGTCTACCCGTCCAAGATCGATACCGAAGCCGGCTTGATCACGGTGTTCGACCCGAAGTTCCCCTTGCACTGGGCGGTGCGGTAA
- a CDS encoding tetratricopeptide repeat protein, with product MNTRSSRVTTFALLCTGTVFALGAWTVAPKAREPSTAILAAQMQDQCDRMAGSPFDLGRNPAYAPVGIGEVDATAATACRIAYEATGNPRYAFQLGRALNKAEQADQAMNAYETAVKADYPAAKVNLGMLLGRIGDRDAEFKMYKEAAEAGNMLAAYNLGVSYRDGIGITPDATQAIHWFEEAAAHGDMTAAFNIGVIYDEGNQVTEDNQMAIAWYDVAAKGGNKDAMINLGLMYEAGEGIRVNREAAAELYAQAAALGDEFGANKLQQLQQAGVHLPEQAPEVSSLPQGFDMLVLAPNEVELPTTLKDI from the coding sequence ATGAACACCCGTTCTTCGCGAGTGACGACTTTTGCCCTTTTGTGCACCGGCACCGTTTTTGCGCTCGGAGCCTGGACCGTTGCGCCGAAAGCGCGGGAACCTTCGACAGCCATCCTTGCGGCGCAGATGCAGGACCAGTGCGACCGGATGGCGGGTAGCCCGTTCGACCTCGGTCGCAATCCGGCCTATGCGCCGGTCGGCATTGGCGAGGTGGATGCAACCGCTGCCACGGCCTGCCGGATTGCTTACGAGGCGACGGGAAATCCCCGCTATGCATTCCAGCTTGGCCGCGCCCTCAACAAGGCGGAACAGGCCGACCAGGCGATGAACGCCTATGAAACCGCCGTGAAGGCCGACTACCCCGCCGCCAAGGTCAATCTCGGCATGTTGCTGGGCCGGATTGGCGACCGGGACGCCGAATTTAAGATGTACAAGGAAGCGGCCGAGGCCGGCAACATGCTCGCCGCTTACAACCTCGGTGTATCCTACCGCGATGGCATCGGCATCACGCCGGATGCCACCCAGGCGATCCACTGGTTCGAAGAGGCCGCGGCGCACGGCGACATGACGGCAGCCTTCAACATCGGCGTGATCTATGACGAAGGCAATCAGGTGACCGAAGACAACCAGATGGCAATCGCCTGGTACGATGTCGCCGCCAAGGGCGGCAACAAGGACGCCATGATCAATCTCGGCCTGATGTACGAGGCGGGCGAAGGCATCCGCGTCAACCGCGAGGCCGCCGCCGAACTCTATGCCCAGGCCGCAGCCTTGGGCGATGAATTCGGCGCGAACAAGCTGCAGCAGTTGCAGCAGGCGGGCGTTCACCTGCCGGAGCAGGCGCCGGAAGTGTCGTCGCTGCCGCAGGGCTTCGACATGCTGGTGCTCGCGCCGAACGAGGTGGAACTCCCCACCACGCTGAAGGACATCTGA
- a CDS encoding proline racemase family protein: MRWKRTMQLLDVHAEGEIGKVAIGGVPKIPGATTAEKLAWLNSDPKGQELRRFLCLEPRGNPIGSVNLLLPPTHPEADAAFVILQPDQAHASSGSNSICVTTALLEAGIVEMQEPETIVTLETAAGLVRAKATCRDGRCERVELTMVPSFVHELDVSLDTRWGTISLDLAYGGVFYALVDVDQIGLTIEKHNAAALVAAGMELKAAINQAYPVVHPEIPAVSGVAYVMFRSVDPDGAVRTCTTMWPGRADRSPCGTGNSANLATLYARGKVAKGDVFTSRSIIGSEFRVGLKEVTSVGNRPAVIPTISGRGFTFGQQTVALDPFDPLAGGFAMTDVWGPSAGDIKG; encoded by the coding sequence ATGCGGTGGAAGCGCACGATGCAGTTGCTGGATGTCCATGCGGAGGGGGAGATCGGCAAGGTCGCGATCGGCGGCGTGCCAAAAATCCCGGGCGCCACGACTGCGGAAAAGCTCGCCTGGCTGAACAGCGATCCGAAGGGGCAGGAGCTTCGCCGTTTCCTCTGCCTCGAACCGCGGGGCAACCCGATCGGCTCCGTCAACCTTCTCCTGCCGCCGACCCATCCGGAAGCGGACGCCGCCTTTGTTATCCTGCAGCCGGATCAGGCGCATGCGAGTTCCGGCTCGAATTCCATCTGCGTGACGACCGCGCTTCTCGAGGCCGGCATCGTCGAGATGCAGGAGCCGGAGACGATCGTGACGCTCGAAACGGCGGCGGGCCTGGTGCGGGCCAAGGCTACCTGCCGGGATGGGCGCTGCGAGCGGGTGGAACTCACCATGGTTCCCTCCTTCGTGCATGAACTGGATGTATCGCTCGATACCCGCTGGGGTACGATCTCGCTCGATCTCGCCTATGGCGGGGTTTTCTATGCGCTGGTCGATGTGGATCAGATCGGATTGACGATCGAGAAACACAATGCGGCAGCCCTGGTGGCCGCGGGCATGGAGCTGAAGGCCGCCATCAACCAGGCTTATCCGGTCGTGCATCCGGAAATCCCGGCAGTGTCAGGCGTAGCTTACGTGATGTTCCGGAGCGTCGATCCGGACGGGGCGGTGCGCACCTGCACCACCATGTGGCCGGGACGCGCCGACCGCTCGCCCTGCGGCACCGGCAATTCGGCCAATCTCGCGACGCTCTATGCCCGCGGAAAGGTGGCGAAAGGTGATGTCTTCACCTCGCGGTCCATCATCGGCTCGGAGTTCCGGGTGGGATTGAAGGAGGTGACCAGCGTCGGCAACCGACCTGCCGTCATTCCGACGATCAGCGGTCGCGGCTTCACCTTCGGACAGCAGACGGTGGCGCTTGATCCGTTCGATCCGCTGGCCGGCGGTTTTGCCATGACGGATGTCTGGGGGCCGTCGGCGGGCGACATCAAGGGCTGA
- the cysQ gene encoding 3'(2'),5'-bisphosphate nucleotidase CysQ, with translation MMLAIFEEAALAAGRVILDIYHRGFEVETKADESPVTEADVRAEEVILSHLKAHMPGIPVIAEEQMAAGIEPDISGGRFLLIDPLDGTREFINRNGEFTVNIALIEDGRPVAGIVYAPVVGVAYTGGPDGACKLTVDASQTVLSRQPIHVRTVATPPIAVASRSYLDAETKRYLDELDPCECCTVGSSLKFGLVAEGKADVYPRFGRTMEWDTAAGDAVLRAAGGSVLAGDGQPLTYGKRGRNDAADFANGAFFAWGGRPA, from the coding sequence ATGATGCTTGCCATATTCGAAGAAGCGGCGCTCGCCGCCGGTCGCGTCATCCTCGATATCTATCATCGCGGTTTCGAGGTCGAGACCAAGGCCGACGAGAGCCCGGTGACGGAGGCGGATGTGCGGGCCGAAGAGGTGATCCTCTCCCATCTGAAGGCGCACATGCCGGGCATTCCGGTGATCGCGGAGGAGCAGATGGCCGCCGGCATCGAGCCGGACATTTCCGGCGGACGGTTCCTTTTGATCGACCCGCTGGACGGCACGCGCGAATTCATCAACCGCAATGGCGAGTTCACCGTCAATATTGCCCTGATCGAGGATGGGAGGCCGGTCGCCGGCATCGTCTATGCGCCAGTGGTGGGCGTTGCCTATACCGGCGGCCCCGATGGCGCCTGTAAATTGACGGTTGATGCGAGCCAAACCGTCCTGTCACGCCAGCCGATCCATGTGCGGACCGTCGCCACCCCGCCGATTGCGGTGGCCAGCCGGTCCTATCTCGATGCGGAGACCAAACGCTATCTCGACGAGCTCGATCCCTGCGAATGCTGCACCGTCGGCTCCTCACTGAAATTCGGACTGGTGGCCGAGGGCAAGGCGGATGTCTATCCACGCTTTGGGCGCACCATGGAATGGGATACGGCCGCGGGCGATGCCGTCTTGCGGGCGGCGGGCGGCAGCGTGCTGGCCGGTGATGGCCAGCCCCTCACCTATGGCAAGCGTGGGCGAAACGATGCGGCGGATTTTGCCAACGGCGCCTTCTTTGCCTGGGGCGGCAGACCCGCCTGA
- the hemN gene encoding oxygen-independent coproporphyrinogen III oxidase, with protein sequence MLPDLIRRYASPVPRYTSYPTAPHFHDAVDARVYSSWLEQEDGPAPLSLYLHVPFCDRLCWYCGCHTKHTRRYDPVAEYVDALIAEIALVASRLPRRRSVGAIHFGGGSPTIVSPQDLVRIRNAIDRYFDPEPCAEISVEIDPGFVDAVKLAAWRDFGMTRASVGVQDFDPTVQKAINRPQSFDQTQRIVTLLREFGVGGINLDVVYGLPHQTLASLGRTLDLAVSMQPERFAIFGYAHVPWMKKHQTLIDEQALAGIEERFEMQQQITDTLSAAGYLAVGIDHFAKPGDSLAEALNQGEVKRNFQGYTTDSAPALIGLGASAIGRSERGYVQNIVATGEYMRAISEGRLPIAKGFALDDIDRAVGDAIEALMCHYGFSVRRLKERYGAAAEVVQADAARIHQQDPDGFTTFDGDRFEVRPQGRMFVRTIASRFDQYFGRGTARHSVAV encoded by the coding sequence ATGCTGCCAGATCTCATTCGTCGCTATGCGTCTCCCGTGCCGCGTTACACCAGTTATCCCACTGCGCCGCATTTTCATGATGCGGTGGATGCACGCGTCTATTCGAGCTGGCTGGAGCAGGAGGACGGTCCCGCGCCGCTGTCGCTCTATCTGCATGTCCCCTTCTGTGATCGGCTGTGCTGGTACTGTGGCTGTCACACCAAACATACACGCCGTTACGATCCGGTCGCGGAATATGTCGATGCGCTGATCGCCGAAATCGCGCTTGTCGCGAGCCGCTTGCCGCGCCGTCGTTCGGTGGGCGCGATCCATTTCGGCGGTGGTTCGCCCACCATCGTTTCGCCGCAGGATCTCGTGCGCATCCGCAACGCGATCGACCGTTATTTCGACCCTGAACCCTGCGCGGAAATCAGCGTCGAGATCGATCCGGGTTTCGTCGATGCGGTGAAGCTCGCCGCCTGGCGGGATTTCGGCATGACGCGGGCGAGCGTCGGTGTCCAGGATTTCGATCCTACCGTGCAGAAGGCGATCAACCGCCCGCAGAGTTTTGACCAGACCCAGCGCATCGTCACGCTCTTGCGCGAATTCGGTGTCGGCGGCATCAACCTCGACGTGGTCTATGGTCTGCCCCACCAGACGCTCGCCAGCCTCGGCCGCACCCTGGATCTCGCCGTCTCCATGCAGCCGGAGCGGTTCGCCATTTTCGGCTATGCCCATGTGCCGTGGATGAAGAAGCACCAGACGCTGATCGACGAGCAGGCGTTGGCCGGCATCGAAGAACGGTTCGAGATGCAGCAACAAATCACCGACACCTTAAGCGCGGCGGGTTACCTCGCCGTCGGCATCGATCATTTTGCCAAGCCCGGTGACAGCCTTGCAGAAGCACTCAACCAGGGAGAGGTGAAGCGCAATTTCCAGGGTTATACCACCGACAGCGCGCCGGCCCTGATCGGGCTTGGCGCATCGGCGATCGGCCGCAGCGAACGCGGTTATGTCCAGAATATCGTCGCCACCGGCGAATACATGCGTGCCATCAGCGAGGGACGCCTGCCCATCGCCAAAGGTTTTGCGCTGGATGATATCGACCGCGCCGTGGGAGATGCGATCGAGGCGCTGATGTGCCACTACGGCTTTTCCGTCCGTCGCCTGAAGGAGCGTTATGGCGCTGCCGCCGAGGTGGTCCAGGCGGATGCCGCGCGCATCCACCAGCAGGATCCGGACGGGTTCACCACGTTCGATGGGGATCGCTTCGAGGTGCGGCCGCAGGGGCGCATGTTCGTGCGCACCATCGCCTCGCGTTTCGATCAGTATTTCGGCCGCGGCACGGCCCGCCATTCGGTGGCCGTCTGA
- a CDS encoding Crp/Fnr family transcriptional regulator, producing the protein MDFSRRDIHSTEIPVLCRSCEVRHKGMCGALNPDELTLLSRHTRQIEHPSGEELVGESTDVEAYDNVMRGVVKLSKTLEDGRQQIVGLQFAPDLVGRLYATESPMTAEAASDVEVCRVPKVMLERLIERNPALRKRLMDQALRELDEAREWMVTLGRKTASEKVASLLMLIAVHLDPDARGDRRIFDLPMSRLDIADYLGLTIETVSRQFSRLKKDGVISITANRHIEVTSLAKLQSRCG; encoded by the coding sequence ATGGACTTTAGCCGCCGCGATATCCATTCGACCGAGATTCCCGTGCTTTGCCGCAGTTGCGAAGTGCGCCACAAGGGCATGTGCGGCGCGCTGAACCCCGACGAACTGACCCTCCTTTCCCGCCACACGCGGCAGATCGAACACCCCTCGGGCGAAGAACTGGTGGGCGAAAGCACCGATGTGGAAGCCTATGACAATGTCATGCGCGGCGTCGTCAAACTGTCGAAGACGCTGGAGGACGGCCGCCAGCAGATCGTCGGGCTGCAGTTTGCGCCGGATCTGGTCGGTCGGCTTTATGCGACCGAAAGCCCGATGACGGCGGAAGCGGCCTCGGATGTCGAGGTCTGCCGTGTGCCGAAGGTGATGCTGGAGCGGCTGATCGAACGGAACCCTGCACTGCGCAAGCGGCTGATGGACCAGGCACTGCGCGAACTCGACGAAGCGCGCGAGTGGATGGTGACACTCGGCCGCAAGACGGCTTCGGAGAAGGTGGCAAGCCTTCTGATGCTGATTGCCGTTCACCTTGACCCGGACGCGCGAGGCGACCGGCGCATCTTCGACCTGCCGATGTCCAGGCTCGACATCGCCGACTATCTCGGCCTCACCATCGAAACGGTGTCGCGGCAGTTTTCGCGGCTGAAGAAGGATGGCGTGATTTCCATCACCGCCAATCGCCATATCGAAGTGACGAGCCTTGCAAAGCTGCAATCCCGCTGCGGCTGA
- the rutA gene encoding pyrimidine utilization protein A, translated as MEIGVFIPIGNNGWLLSENAPQYKPSFELNKAITLKAEQYGFDFALSMIKLRGFGGKTEFWDYNLESFTLMAGLAAVTSKIKLFGTAATLVMPPAIVARMATTIDSISGGRFGVNLVTGWQRPEYSQMGLWPGDDYFADRYEYLTEYTTVLKELLTTGQSDLKGKYFQMDDCRMKPVPEGDVKLICAGSSNSGMAFSAQFADYSFCFGVGVNTPKAFAPTNERLLAATAKSGRDVRSFVLTMVIAEETTEAAFAKWEHYKAGADEEAIKWLGLQSAADTKSGSDTNVRHMSNPVSAVNINMGTLIGSYAEVAAMLDEMSEVPGTGGVMLTFDDFLEGIEKFGQFVQPLMKSRSHITPMLEAAE; from the coding sequence ATGGAAATCGGCGTCTTCATTCCGATTGGCAACAATGGCTGGCTGCTGTCGGAAAATGCCCCGCAATACAAGCCGAGCTTCGAGCTTAACAAAGCGATCACCCTGAAGGCGGAGCAATATGGTTTCGACTTCGCGCTGTCGATGATCAAGCTGCGCGGCTTTGGCGGCAAGACGGAGTTCTGGGACTACAACCTGGAAAGTTTCACGCTGATGGCGGGCCTTGCTGCCGTGACCTCGAAGATCAAGCTGTTCGGCACGGCCGCCACGCTCGTCATGCCGCCGGCGATCGTCGCCCGCATGGCCACCACGATCGATTCCATCTCCGGCGGTCGCTTCGGCGTCAACCTCGTCACCGGCTGGCAGCGTCCGGAATACAGCCAGATGGGGCTCTGGCCGGGCGACGACTATTTCGCCGACCGTTACGAATATCTCACCGAATACACGACCGTCTTGAAGGAACTGCTGACGACCGGCCAGTCGGATCTGAAAGGCAAGTATTTCCAGATGGACGATTGCCGCATGAAGCCGGTGCCGGAAGGCGATGTGAAGCTGATCTGCGCCGGCTCGTCGAATTCCGGCATGGCGTTTTCCGCCCAGTTTGCCGATTACTCGTTCTGCTTCGGCGTCGGCGTCAACACGCCGAAGGCCTTTGCGCCCACCAATGAACGCCTGCTGGCGGCAACGGCAAAGAGCGGCCGCGACGTGCGCTCCTTCGTGCTGACCATGGTGATCGCGGAGGAAACCACCGAAGCCGCCTTCGCCAAGTGGGAGCACTACAAGGCCGGCGCCGACGAGGAAGCCATCAAGTGGCTCGGCCTGCAGAGTGCTGCCGATACCAAGTCCGGCTCCGATACCAATGTGCGCCACATGTCGAACCCGGTCTCCGCCGTCAACATCAACATGGGCACGCTGATCGGCTCCTATGCGGAAGTGGCGGCCATGCTGGACGAGATGAGCGAAGTGCCGGGCACCGGCGGCGTGATGCTGACCTTCGACGATTTCCTCGAAGGCATCGAGAAGTTCGGCCAGTTCGTGCAGCCGCTGATGAAGAGCCGCAGCCACATCACCCCCATGCTGGAGGCCGCCGAATGA